A genomic stretch from Desulfovibrio sp. TomC includes:
- a CDS encoding PspC domain-containing protein, translating to MRRSETTSSGRRLFRSRRGMALGVCRGLAEYLGLPVLVVRAFVVVLFVATGFVAVLGYVACGLLLRLEPVGDEPSGPSGRLHRKVGGLSRRARDLDARIARMESHVTSREYDFDRRLRRS from the coding sequence ATGAGACGCAGTGAAACGACTTCTTCCGGCCGGCGGCTCTTTCGTTCCCGTCGGGGCATGGCCCTTGGCGTATGCCGGGGGTTGGCCGAATACCTGGGCCTGCCGGTCCTGGTGGTCCGGGCCTTTGTGGTGGTGCTGTTCGTGGCCACCGGCTTTGTGGCCGTGCTTGGCTATGTGGCCTGCGGCCTTCTCCTGCGCCTGGAGCCGGTTGGCGACGAACCGTCAGGGCCTTCGGGACGGTTGCATCGCAAGGTCGGCGGGTTGTCGCGCCGGGCCAGGGATCTTGACGCGCGCATTGCCCGGATGGAATCGCATGTGACCTCCCGGGAATACGATTTCGACCGTCGCCTGCGCCGCTCCTAA
- a CDS encoding PspA/IM30 family protein: MGIFSRFRDIIHSNINAMLDKAEEPEKLIRLMIQEMEETLVELKADCARTMAQAAKIAREHDAMADRAVRWGQKAELAVDKGREDLAREALLEKRDLEARSDVLAGELAAVEGMVAACREDIGTLEEKLVSAKERQRTLLARHMRATGKKRMREDVSRVDSSDALRRFEEFENRIERLEAEAELAGTVSSRRPADDESLDARFDRLAADEDVERELARLKAKRVG, translated from the coding sequence ATGGGAATTTTCAGCCGCTTCAGAGACATCATCCACTCCAACATCAATGCCATGCTCGACAAGGCCGAAGAGCCGGAAAAGCTCATCCGGCTCATGATCCAGGAGATGGAGGAAACGCTGGTCGAACTCAAGGCCGACTGCGCCCGCACCATGGCCCAGGCCGCCAAGATCGCCCGCGAACACGACGCCATGGCCGACCGGGCCGTGCGCTGGGGCCAGAAGGCCGAACTGGCCGTGGACAAGGGCCGCGAAGATCTGGCCCGGGAGGCGCTGCTGGAAAAGCGCGACCTCGAAGCCCGTTCCGATGTCCTGGCCGGAGAGCTGGCCGCCGTCGAAGGCATGGTCGCGGCCTGCCGTGAAGACATCGGCACCCTGGAAGAAAAGCTCGTCTCGGCCAAGGAACGCCAGCGCACGCTGCTTGCCCGCCACATGCGCGCCACCGGCAAGAAGCGGATGCGCGAAGACGTCTCCCGGGTCGATTCCTCCGACGCCCTGCGCCGCTTCGAGGAATTCGAGAACCGCATCGAACGCCTGGAAGCCGAGGCCGAACTGGCCGGTACAGTGTCCAGCCGCCGCCCGGCCGACGACGAGAGCCTGGACGCCCGCTTCGACCGTCTGGCCGCCGACGAAGACGTCGAACGCGAACTGGCCCGCCTCAAGGCCAAGCGGGTGGGGTAG